The proteins below are encoded in one region of Anaerosporomusa subterranea:
- a CDS encoding SAM-dependent methyltransferase, whose translation MKKLLLKSLFEKATGDFRVVYWDGEDVTYGNVPPKIKIIFKKAPPLNFDFADPMLSFGEAYVDEVFDFEGDLGEVIQIVELNKNIFTAHGQGSKLALAFNTINSATNRWQQKENIKHHYDLGNDFFSLWLDETMSYSCAYFNTIEDSLFQAQMQKIHHILRKLSLKPGERLLDIGSGWGWLILTAAQMYGVNALGLTLSEEQFSATRERISKMGLADKVDVMLINYQDLDETKYQFDKIVSVGMFEHVGKENLPKYMKKINRLLTPGGVSLLHTITATKEKPVNSWMEKYIFPGGYVPSLRETMWLLPEYDFHLLHVESLRMHYAATLDRWYMNFGKHIDEIEQKFGKRFVRMWSIYLRGCAASFRTSGLNIHQLLFSKGLNNSLPLTFNHLYTDRLETLS comes from the coding sequence ATGAAAAAGCTATTGCTTAAATCGTTGTTTGAGAAAGCAACAGGTGACTTTAGAGTCGTATACTGGGATGGCGAGGACGTCACTTATGGAAACGTCCCGCCAAAAATTAAAATAATTTTTAAAAAAGCACCGCCCCTGAATTTTGACTTCGCCGACCCAATGCTTTCTTTTGGAGAAGCCTATGTGGACGAAGTTTTTGACTTCGAAGGTGACCTAGGTGAAGTTATCCAGATTGTAGAACTAAATAAAAACATATTCACGGCCCATGGGCAAGGCAGTAAACTAGCATTAGCATTTAACACAATCAACAGCGCAACCAATCGATGGCAACAAAAAGAAAATATTAAGCATCATTACGATTTAGGAAATGATTTTTTCTCCCTATGGTTGGATGAGACTATGAGTTACTCCTGTGCTTATTTCAATACTATCGAAGACTCCTTGTTTCAAGCCCAAATGCAAAAGATCCACCATATTCTTAGGAAATTAAGCCTAAAACCAGGTGAGCGGCTCTTAGATATCGGGAGTGGATGGGGATGGCTTATCCTAACAGCAGCGCAAATGTACGGAGTCAACGCGCTAGGCCTTACCTTAAGTGAGGAACAGTTTAGCGCTACGCGAGAGCGAATTAGTAAGATGGGTTTAGCAGATAAAGTCGATGTCATGCTGATTAATTATCAGGACTTAGACGAAACCAAATATCAATTCGATAAAATAGTAAGTGTTGGTATGTTTGAACATGTGGGTAAAGAAAACCTACCTAAATATATGAAGAAAATAAATCGGCTACTGACGCCTGGAGGAGTTTCGCTGTTGCACACAATAACGGCAACAAAGGAAAAACCAGTAAACTCCTGGATGGAAAAATATATTTTTCCTGGTGGCTACGTCCCTTCCTTACGGGAAACTATGTGGCTTTTACCGGAATATGATTTTCACCTGCTGCATGTCGAAAGCTTACGTATGCATTACGCCGCAACCCTTGACCGTTGGTATATGAATTTTGGTAAACATATTGATGAAATTGAACAGAAATTTGGCAAACGCTTCGTAAGAATGTGGAGTATATATTTACGTGGCTGCGCTGCTTCTTTTCGGACGTCGGGCTTAAATATTCACCAATTGCTATTCTCCAAAGGTCTTAATAATAGTCTGCCATTAACATTTAATCATCTGTACACAGACCGGCTGGAAACTTTATCTTGA
- a CDS encoding YmaF family protein, with product MLKDTRSCFCHEEESQTHVHEFLGSTKLAELEEDPHNHRFAGVSREVIPCGDHDHVHNIKTRTDFFENHFHEICVQTEEDIDVGDGKHVHFVSGTTEEADGHTHDFVFATLIENPIGD from the coding sequence ATGCTAAAAGATACCAGATCTTGTTTTTGCCATGAAGAAGAGTCGCAAACTCATGTGCATGAATTTTTAGGAAGCACCAAGCTAGCGGAACTGGAGGAAGATCCGCACAACCATCGTTTTGCCGGGGTTTCACGTGAAGTTATCCCATGCGGCGATCATGATCATGTACACAATATAAAGACAAGGACAGACTTCTTTGAAAACCATTTTCACGAAATCTGCGTTCAGACAGAAGAAGATATTGATGTAGGTGATGGAAAGCATGTGCATTTTGTATCTGGGACGACCGAAGAGGCTGATGGCCATACGCACGATTTTGTTTTTGCCACGCTGATTGAAAACCCAATCGGGGATTAA
- a CDS encoding small, acid-soluble spore protein, alpha/beta type: MGKVMSEETKYKLAHDLGFGAKVEDGNWDDVTTGEVGSMVREAIRRGEQAMAEEAKANGAVHQNAK; the protein is encoded by the coding sequence ATGGGAAAAGTTATGTCAGAAGAAACAAAATATAAATTAGCGCACGATCTTGGTTTTGGTGCGAAAGTAGAAGATGGAAATTGGGATGACGTTACCACTGGTGAAGTTGGTTCTATGGTCAGAGAAGCTATCAGACGTGGTGAACAGGCAATGGCTGAAGAGGCTAAAGCAAATGGCGCAGTTCATCAAAATGCAAAATAA
- a CDS encoding mismatch-specific DNA-glycosylase produces MKPVPDIIKPQLSILFIGFNPGLRSAETGKHFAGHSNRFWRLLTESGLTPRQLKPEEGDELLSFGYGITNIVARPSKAASEISKAEYLEGGKVLKRKLATYRPKVACYAGIGVYREFAAKKEVVCGLQHDSIVPGIADFVLPSPSGLNRISLADQLHWYCELRKLTMK; encoded by the coding sequence ATGAAACCAGTGCCAGATATTATTAAACCCCAACTAAGCATCCTATTTATTGGATTCAATCCCGGTCTGCGTTCCGCCGAAACCGGCAAACATTTTGCCGGTCATTCAAATCGTTTTTGGCGTCTGTTAACAGAGTCAGGACTAACACCACGCCAGCTTAAACCAGAAGAAGGCGACGAATTATTGTCCTTCGGCTATGGCATTACTAATATCGTGGCTCGCCCCAGCAAAGCAGCTTCCGAAATCAGTAAAGCAGAATATCTCGAAGGCGGCAAAGTCCTTAAGCGTAAACTAGCTACATATCGGCCAAAAGTCGCCTGTTATGCCGGTATCGGTGTGTATCGGGAGTTTGCTGCAAAAAAAGAAGTCGTTTGCGGCCTGCAACACGACAGTATTGTCCCCGGAATCGCCGATTTTGTTCTTCCCTCACCAAGCGGACTAAATAGAATTTCATTGGCCGATCAATTACATTGGTATTGTGAATTGCGAAAACTTACCATGAAATGA
- a CDS encoding FMN-binding glutamate synthase family protein: MFMSWLTMKMLDPMLDEATAKMLTEDYPDNPFLLVTVAEKLSPRALMEAGMRAESGKELSRPLGSPIVLSPWDKILLNPKQLFATTIEDYTQVDTRTMIGPKAKRPLILDIPIMITGMSYGGSLSLQMKMALAKGAAMAGTSTNTGESAVTNEERDSAKFLIGQYHRGGWLSGPEQLSRLDAIEIQLGQGAWGGAVDEPMTSDQIGEHLREAWHLEPGQDATVYARMPGKSTPKDIITMINKMKSEYDVPVGVKIAGTDYIEYELAVIAQSEADYIVVDGSEGGTATANPTLQDNVGLPTLHTLVRTIDWLEQAGVRDRFSVIAAGGITTPGHFLKALAIGADAVYIGTIALMAALQAQVVKAMPQAPPVQMALYQGRLTDKLDIDNAARHLANFLTSCKLEMQLAAQAVGRYSLQELDRSDLVTVEPDLAEFLNIRYAASPRSEKQPQKQQPQQSRQPQEISNSLPLQ; the protein is encoded by the coding sequence ATGTTTATGAGTTGGTTAACGATGAAGATGTTGGACCCGATGCTCGATGAAGCTACGGCTAAAATGCTAACTGAAGATTATCCTGATAATCCGTTTTTGTTGGTTACCGTTGCTGAAAAGCTCAGCCCGCGGGCCTTAATGGAGGCTGGCATGCGGGCGGAAAGCGGCAAAGAATTGTCGCGCCCCTTGGGCAGCCCGATTGTGCTTTCGCCTTGGGATAAAATCCTATTAAATCCAAAGCAACTGTTTGCGACAACGATTGAAGACTACACACAGGTCGATACTAGGACAATGATCGGTCCGAAAGCGAAAAGACCGCTGATCCTCGATATTCCGATCATGATTACCGGTATGTCTTATGGTGGCTCTCTTAGCTTGCAAATGAAAATGGCCTTGGCAAAGGGGGCCGCTATGGCAGGCACCTCGACAAATACCGGTGAATCGGCTGTGACTAACGAGGAACGTGATAGTGCAAAGTTCCTGATCGGGCAGTACCATCGGGGCGGCTGGCTCAGTGGACCTGAGCAGCTCAGCCGGCTTGATGCGATTGAAATTCAATTAGGGCAAGGTGCCTGGGGCGGGGCTGTCGATGAACCGATGACGTCTGATCAAATCGGAGAGCACTTGCGTGAAGCTTGGCACTTAGAGCCTGGGCAGGATGCGACAGTTTACGCTCGCATGCCAGGAAAGTCTACCCCCAAAGATATTATCACCATGATTAACAAGATGAAGTCCGAATATGATGTTCCCGTCGGCGTTAAGATTGCCGGAACAGATTATATTGAATACGAACTTGCGGTCATTGCTCAGAGTGAAGCCGATTATATTGTTGTCGATGGTTCGGAAGGAGGAACGGCGACTGCTAATCCTACTTTACAGGATAATGTTGGACTGCCGACGCTGCATACTCTTGTCCGTACGATTGATTGGCTGGAGCAAGCGGGTGTAAGAGATCGATTCAGCGTGATTGCGGCTGGCGGAATTACCACTCCAGGGCACTTTTTGAAAGCGCTGGCAATAGGCGCAGATGCTGTCTATATTGGCACAATCGCCTTAATGGCTGCGCTGCAGGCTCAGGTTGTGAAGGCGATGCCGCAAGCGCCGCCTGTTCAAATGGCTCTCTATCAGGGCAGATTGACCGATAAGCTGGATATTGATAACGCAGCCCGGCATTTGGCAAACTTCCTGACTTCTTGCAAGCTTGAAATGCAACTAGCCGCTCAGGCGGTTGGACGCTACTCGCTGCAAGAGCTTGATCGCAGCGACCTCGTCACGGTGGAACCGGACTTAGCAGAGTTTTTGAACATTCGTTATGCCGCTAGTCCCCGATCCGAGAAACAGCCGCAAAAGCAACAACCTCAACAAAGCCGCCAACCGCAGGAGATAAGTAACAGCCTACCACTTCAATAA
- a CDS encoding response regulator transcription factor, protein MEDRQLTVLVCDDSILVRKQLKDLLEDLGCEVLEAKNGLHGVELYRQEKPHAVFLDIVMPEMDGIQALQAIRESDSQAKVVMVSSAATASHVKQALRLGAFSFIQKPYTKEEISQVILSIRK, encoded by the coding sequence ATGGAAGACAGGCAATTAACCGTGTTGGTTTGCGATGATTCAATTTTGGTTCGCAAACAACTAAAGGATTTGCTGGAAGATTTAGGTTGTGAAGTGCTTGAAGCGAAAAACGGGCTTCATGGGGTTGAATTGTATCGGCAGGAAAAGCCGCATGCAGTTTTTTTAGACATTGTCATGCCAGAGATGGATGGGATTCAAGCGCTGCAGGCAATTCGTGAGAGTGATAGCCAAGCCAAGGTTGTTATGGTGTCCTCAGCTGCTACAGCCAGCCATGTAAAGCAGGCTTTGCGGTTGGGCGCGTTTAGCTTTATCCAGAAGCCCTACACCAAAGAGGAAATTAGTCAGGTTATCCTGTCAATCCGCAAATAG
- the tkt gene encoding transketolase: protein MYQYTELDQKCVNTIRMLAVDTVEKAKSGHPGMPMGSAAMAYVLWTKLMQHSPHNPDWPDRDRFVLSAGHGSALLYSLLHLSGYDLGLEDLKAFRQWGSKTPGHPEYGHTPGVETTTGPLGQGLANAVGMAMAERFLAAKFNKPSHELVNHYTYALVGDGCLMEGVTHEAASLAGTLKLGKLICLYDDNHISIEGSTDLAFTEDTVKRFAAYGWQTLVVEDGNDLAAIDGAIRAAQADQERPSFIAVRTEIGYGSPNKQGKASAHGEPLGAAEIKLTRQFYAWPEEPFHIPEDVLGHFRQVLAQGKEWEKQWLTAFANYEKAYPAETELWSRVMAGMLPVDWEQTLPEFSADPKGTATRAASGDILQAVAASVPNLIGGSADLAPSTKTLIKGEGDFSPTNYGARNLRFGVREHAMGSIMNGLALHGGLIPYGATFLVFADYMRPAIRLAALMKQKVIYIFTHDSIGLGEDGPTHQPIEHLASLRIIPGLTVLRPADANETVAAWKSAMTIEGPVVLILSRQNLPTIDHLRYHAIGEASQGGYAIERGGDQPNLILMATGSEVMLALEAADQLLKQGVTARVVSLPSWELFEQQTAEYRESILPAAVKARISIEAGVTLGWSRYTGECGMTIGINHFGASAPAEILFEQFGFTAKAIVEASTKLLGK, encoded by the coding sequence ATGTATCAGTATACTGAGTTAGATCAAAAATGTGTAAATACGATTCGCATGCTTGCAGTGGATACAGTAGAAAAGGCAAAATCAGGTCATCCAGGTATGCCAATGGGTTCGGCGGCAATGGCCTATGTTCTTTGGACAAAGCTGATGCAGCACAGTCCGCATAATCCGGACTGGCCGGATCGGGACAGGTTTGTATTATCTGCCGGCCATGGTTCGGCATTACTGTATTCGTTATTGCATCTTAGCGGTTATGACCTGGGGTTGGAAGACTTGAAGGCATTCCGGCAATGGGGCAGTAAGACTCCTGGTCATCCTGAGTACGGGCACACTCCTGGCGTCGAAACGACAACCGGGCCGCTTGGGCAAGGGTTGGCCAACGCGGTCGGGATGGCAATGGCGGAACGCTTTTTGGCGGCAAAGTTCAATAAACCGAGCCATGAATTGGTGAATCACTATACTTATGCCTTGGTTGGCGACGGCTGTTTAATGGAAGGCGTTACCCACGAAGCGGCCTCCTTGGCCGGCACACTAAAACTTGGTAAATTAATTTGTCTCTATGATGATAATCATATTTCTATTGAAGGCAGTACCGATTTGGCTTTTACAGAGGACACAGTGAAACGCTTTGCAGCCTATGGCTGGCAGACGCTCGTTGTTGAGGATGGCAATGATTTAGCTGCTATTGATGGGGCGATTCGAGCCGCCCAGGCTGACCAGGAGCGCCCAAGCTTTATCGCTGTCCGCACCGAGATCGGCTATGGCAGTCCTAATAAACAAGGCAAGGCAAGCGCACATGGTGAGCCGCTTGGTGCAGCAGAAATCAAGTTGACCAGACAATTCTACGCTTGGCCTGAAGAACCGTTCCATATTCCTGAGGATGTGTTAGGTCATTTCCGGCAAGTTCTCGCTCAAGGAAAAGAGTGGGAAAAGCAGTGGTTGACTGCCTTCGCCAACTATGAGAAAGCCTATCCGGCCGAAACCGAGCTTTGGAGCCGGGTGATGGCGGGCATGTTGCCGGTTGATTGGGAACAGACGCTGCCCGAGTTCTCCGCTGATCCGAAGGGGACAGCCACGCGCGCCGCATCTGGTGATATTCTACAGGCTGTCGCCGCTAGTGTGCCAAACTTGATCGGCGGCTCAGCTGATTTGGCGCCGTCAACCAAGACGCTGATTAAAGGGGAAGGCGACTTTAGCCCGACAAATTATGGCGCTCGCAACCTGCGTTTCGGAGTGCGTGAGCACGCTATGGGTTCGATTATGAATGGGTTGGCGCTACACGGCGGCCTGATTCCCTACGGAGCTACCTTCTTGGTATTTGCCGATTATATGCGCCCGGCAATCCGACTGGCTGCTCTCATGAAACAAAAAGTTATTTATATCTTTACCCATGACAGTATTGGCTTAGGTGAAGACGGACCGACACATCAACCAATTGAACATTTGGCTTCCTTGCGTATTATTCCAGGCCTGACTGTGTTGCGCCCTGCGGATGCGAACGAGACGGTCGCTGCCTGGAAGTCGGCAATGACGATTGAAGGCCCGGTTGTGCTGATCCTTAGCCGCCAAAATCTACCAACCATTGATCACTTGCGCTATCATGCCATTGGCGAAGCATCCCAGGGCGGTTATGCCATTGAACGCGGTGGTGATCAGCCTAATCTGATTTTAATGGCAACCGGATCAGAAGTGATGCTGGCTCTGGAAGCAGCGGATCAATTATTGAAACAAGGTGTTACTGCCCGTGTCGTCAGCTTGCCAAGCTGGGAACTATTCGAGCAGCAGACTGCCGAGTACCGGGAATCGATTCTGCCTGCCGCTGTTAAAGCGCGGATCTCAATTGAAGCAGGGGTTACGTTGGGCTGGAGCCGTTACACCGGAGAGTGTGGAATGACAATCGGCATTAACCATTTCGGCGCGTCTGCTCCGGCTGAAATTCTGTTTGAACAGTTTGGCTTTACAGCTAAGGCAATAGTCGAAGCTTCAACTAAACTACTAGGTAAATAA
- a CDS encoding sigma-54-dependent transcriptional regulator, which yields MENNRVLIADDELSVRRLLYEVARKAGYQPYLAENGLEALEKARELRPQVIILDLKMPVMDGMEAFSCIRSEQPDVAIILLTAHGSAETTVAAMKQGAFDFLTKPTNVAEVRSVLEQAFQTRHLSKTATANGLTDSTAGTTLIGKSAAIRAVYKAVGKVAPTSATVLLTGESGSGKEVFAKTIHENSPRANAPFIKVNCGALPEGLMESEFFGYEKGAFTGAVSRKPGRFELAQSGTLLLDEVGELTPFLQVKLLRVLQEKEFERVGGTQTIKADVRIIAATNRDLEDMVRRGAFREDLFYRLNVVPIYLPPLRERKEDIALFIDYFVRRFAAEANHEAPVIAPEAMEYLCNHSWPGNVRELANTLERSVIMSQGVIGLPDLLRADSEATPQYMTLALNGSLRDILHRAEKEVISRMLRAHEGNRLKTAQTLGISRRALFYKIDEYDLVASKFLEEENFEQG from the coding sequence ATGGAAAATAACCGAGTTCTAATCGCAGATGATGAACTGTCTGTGCGGCGATTACTCTATGAGGTAGCTCGCAAAGCTGGCTATCAGCCATATTTGGCGGAGAATGGACTTGAGGCGCTCGAAAAAGCGCGAGAATTGCGACCACAAGTTATCATTCTTGATCTGAAAATGCCTGTTATGGATGGAATGGAGGCCTTTAGCTGTATTCGCAGCGAGCAGCCTGATGTGGCGATTATTCTTTTGACTGCTCATGGCTCAGCGGAAACGACAGTGGCGGCGATGAAACAAGGTGCCTTTGATTTTCTGACAAAACCGACGAATGTGGCTGAAGTGAGATCAGTCTTAGAACAGGCCTTTCAAACCCGGCATTTGAGCAAAACCGCTACTGCCAATGGCCTGACAGACAGTACAGCAGGCACAACACTGATTGGCAAAAGCGCCGCCATCCGTGCGGTATACAAAGCAGTAGGCAAAGTTGCTCCCACAAGCGCCACTGTCTTGTTGACTGGTGAAAGTGGTAGCGGCAAAGAGGTATTCGCCAAAACAATCCATGAAAACAGCCCGCGGGCCAACGCACCGTTTATTAAAGTAAATTGCGGAGCTCTGCCAGAGGGATTGATGGAGAGCGAATTTTTCGGTTACGAGAAAGGCGCTTTTACCGGAGCGGTTAGCCGTAAGCCAGGCCGCTTTGAACTGGCGCAATCGGGTACTCTATTACTTGATGAAGTGGGAGAACTAACGCCGTTTTTACAGGTGAAGTTGTTGCGGGTGCTGCAGGAAAAGGAATTTGAACGCGTTGGCGGCACACAGACGATAAAAGCTGATGTCCGTATTATAGCAGCCACGAATCGCGATTTAGAGGATATGGTGCGCAGGGGCGCCTTTCGCGAAGATTTGTTTTACCGGCTAAATGTAGTTCCTATTTATTTGCCTCCGCTGCGGGAACGTAAGGAAGATATTGCGCTGTTTATCGACTATTTTGTACGGCGTTTCGCCGCTGAAGCTAATCACGAAGCGCCTGTCATCGCTCCGGAAGCGATGGAGTACTTGTGCAATCATTCTTGGCCTGGCAATGTGCGCGAACTGGCTAATACCTTAGAACGATCAGTCATTATGTCTCAAGGGGTAATCGGCCTGCCTGACCTGCTGCGAGCTGACAGCGAGGCAACGCCCCAGTATATGACGCTTGCTTTGAATGGCTCGTTGCGTGATATCCTGCATCGGGCGGAAAAAGAAGTCATTTCGCGAATGCTTCGCGCGCATGAAGGAAATCGTCTAAAAACAGCTCAAACGCTTGGCATCAGTCGACGTGCCCTGTTTTACAAAATTGATGAATATGACCTTGTAGCGTCTAAATTTCTTGAGGAAGAAAACTTTGAACAGGGCTAA
- a CDS encoding short-chain fatty acid transporter — MLQRMATALTRWSTRWVPDAWVIAVVLSMFAFGIALIFTQSTVYQLIQYWGRGFWTLLGFAMQMSLIIMTGYILAVSPPVGRLLDKLAGLPKTPAGCIAMMAAFSMVSAWINWGFSIVGSAVFTKYIGRKQRGVDYRLLVSAAYLGLGTFWHAGLSASAPLLVATPKHFMEAKIGLIPVTQTIFHPFNLLLCATILIAMTLFTPRLHPKPENVIEADPAALGEEQGFQPPVLPLNPTPGQRIEHSPIINYVTGIAGIVWLFWHFSKNGPLLTLDVVNFAFLMIGILLHRTPASLLKAAEEAGTFIWGVVLQFPFYAGIFGIISYSKLDSVIADWFTAIATKDTYALIVFWYSGILNYFVPSGGSKWAIEAPYVIEAGRNLGVPDALSVVAYSWGDMATDIIQPFWAIPLLGVAKLGFKDIMGYCLILFFVYMVITSLFFWAAPLFYL, encoded by the coding sequence ATGCTTCAAAGGATGGCAACAGCATTAACTCGCTGGAGCACTCGTTGGGTTCCTGACGCTTGGGTAATTGCAGTAGTTCTAAGTATGTTTGCATTCGGCATTGCTCTGATTTTTACTCAATCCACCGTATATCAACTGATTCAATACTGGGGCAGAGGCTTCTGGACGCTTTTGGGCTTCGCCATGCAGATGTCTCTGATCATCATGACAGGCTATATTCTCGCCGTTTCGCCTCCAGTGGGGCGCTTACTTGACAAGCTGGCTGGCCTCCCTAAGACCCCGGCCGGATGCATCGCCATGATGGCGGCGTTCTCCATGGTTTCCGCTTGGATCAACTGGGGTTTTTCCATCGTCGGCAGTGCCGTATTTACCAAATACATCGGCCGCAAGCAGCGGGGTGTAGACTATCGGCTATTAGTCTCTGCAGCCTATTTGGGCTTGGGCACATTTTGGCATGCGGGATTATCGGCGTCAGCGCCGCTGTTGGTTGCTACTCCTAAACATTTCATGGAAGCAAAAATTGGCTTGATTCCTGTCACTCAAACTATTTTCCATCCTTTCAATCTGTTGCTATGTGCGACGATTTTAATTGCAATGACGCTATTCACCCCGAGACTGCATCCAAAACCGGAGAATGTAATTGAAGCCGATCCAGCAGCTCTTGGTGAAGAACAAGGCTTCCAACCGCCAGTGCTGCCTTTAAACCCGACTCCTGGTCAGAGAATAGAGCATAGCCCAATTATTAACTATGTAACTGGTATTGCCGGAATTGTCTGGTTGTTCTGGCATTTTAGCAAAAATGGTCCTCTACTCACTTTGGACGTAGTTAACTTCGCCTTCCTAATGATTGGCATCTTGCTGCATCGCACACCGGCGTCACTCTTGAAAGCAGCCGAAGAGGCTGGTACCTTCATATGGGGCGTTGTACTACAGTTCCCGTTCTATGCTGGTATTTTTGGCATCATCTCGTACTCCAAACTCGATAGCGTCATCGCTGACTGGTTCACAGCTATCGCAACAAAAGACACGTATGCATTGATCGTATTCTGGTATTCAGGCATTCTTAACTATTTCGTTCCGTCGGGCGGTTCGAAATGGGCGATTGAAGCACCATACGTTATTGAAGCTGGCAGAAACCTGGGCGTGCCTGACGCGCTGTCGGTTGTTGCTTATTCTTGGGGCGACATGGCCACAGACATTATTCAGCCGTTCTGGGCTATTCCTCTGCTGGGTGTTGCCAAACTAGGCTTCAAAGACATCATGGGTTATTGTCTAATCTTGTTCTTCGTCTACATGGTAATTACCTCGTTGTTCTTCTGGGCAGCGCCGTTGTTCTACCTCTAG
- a CDS encoding fumarate hydratase, which translates to MRTVQAQVITEAVAKLCIDANYYLSEDIFNALTQSKEKEESSLGREILGQLVDNACIARQEAMPICQDTGMAVVFMEIGQDVHIEGGDLKAAVDAGVAKGYKDGYLRKSVVNDPMFVRKNTNDNTPAILHIDIVPGDKIHITIAPKGFGSENMSAVKMLTPSAGVAGLKKFVTDTVSAAGSNPCPPIVVGVGIGGTFEKAAYLAKKALLRPINKRNTDPVYAKLEEELLELVNKTGVGPQGLGGITTALGVNVEYFPTHIAGMPAAININCHATRHAEVTI; encoded by the coding sequence ATGCGTACTGTCCAGGCTCAAGTCATCACAGAGGCTGTTGCCAAGCTATGTATTGACGCCAACTACTACCTTTCTGAAGACATCTTCAATGCTCTGACGCAGAGCAAGGAAAAGGAGGAGTCTTCCCTCGGTCGTGAGATTCTTGGTCAACTGGTGGATAATGCCTGCATCGCCAGACAAGAAGCCATGCCGATTTGCCAGGATACAGGCATGGCTGTTGTATTCATGGAGATTGGCCAAGATGTGCATATCGAAGGAGGCGACCTCAAGGCTGCTGTGGACGCCGGCGTCGCAAAAGGCTATAAGGATGGCTATCTGCGTAAATCAGTTGTCAATGATCCGATGTTTGTTCGCAAAAATACGAACGACAACACTCCTGCCATTTTACATATTGACATAGTTCCTGGCGATAAAATTCATATTACGATTGCGCCAAAAGGGTTTGGCAGTGAAAACATGAGCGCAGTCAAAATGCTGACTCCTTCGGCAGGTGTCGCCGGCTTGAAGAAATTTGTTACCGATACAGTTTCAGCCGCAGGCTCAAATCCCTGTCCGCCGATCGTAGTTGGTGTTGGCATCGGCGGTACGTTTGAAAAGGCAGCCTATTTAGCGAAAAAAGCGCTTTTGCGTCCGATCAACAAACGAAATACTGATCCGGTCTATGCAAAACTTGAAGAAGAACTTCTCGAATTAGTTAACAAGACAGGTGTTGGTCCACAAGGGCTCGGCGGCATAACTACCGCTCTTGGCGTCAATGTCGAATACTTTCCTACCCACATCGCCGGCATGCCGGCAGCGATCAATATCAACTGCCATGCCACCCGGCATGCGGAAGTAACGATATAA
- a CDS encoding Fe-S-containing hydro-lyase, which produces MAEQVRITTPLTEAAARSLKAGDSVLITGTIYTGRDAAHKRLIETLDRGEPLPVDFAGQIIYYVGPSPAKPGQPIGSAGPTTSGRMDAYTPKMLDQGLKGMIGKGYRTAEVVEAMKKHGAVYFAATGGAAALIAKSIKKYEIIAYEDLGTEAISKLTVEDFPAIVVIDSEGRNYYEEGQKPYRRL; this is translated from the coding sequence ATGGCGGAACAAGTTCGCATTACCACCCCGCTGACGGAAGCAGCTGCTCGCAGTCTAAAAGCAGGCGATAGTGTGTTGATTACCGGGACTATTTATACTGGGCGCGATGCCGCACATAAGCGGCTAATTGAAACACTTGATCGCGGCGAGCCATTGCCTGTGGATTTCGCCGGGCAGATCATCTATTATGTAGGACCTTCCCCTGCTAAGCCTGGCCAGCCAATCGGGTCAGCCGGTCCGACCACTAGCGGCAGGATGGATGCTTATACGCCGAAAATGCTTGACCAGGGTCTAAAAGGCATGATCGGCAAAGGCTATCGTACAGCAGAAGTTGTTGAAGCTATGAAGAAACATGGTGCAGTGTATTTTGCCGCCACCGGCGGCGCAGCGGCGCTCATTGCAAAAAGCATCAAAAAGTATGAGATCATTGCCTATGAAGACCTTGGCACCGAAGCGATCTCCAAACTAACTGTTGAAGACTTCCCGGCTATTGTCGTGATCGATAGTGAAGGTAGAAATTATTATGAAGAAGGTCAAAAACCATATCGGAGGTTGTAA